One stretch of Sinomonas terrae DNA includes these proteins:
- a CDS encoding Na(+)/H(+) antiporter subunit C, with the protein MNPNVTLLIISGVLFACGIYLVLERSLTRVLLGLMMLTNGANLLLLTTCGYAGLAPIFAKGTDPRAYTDPLPEAFVLTSIVISFAVTGFMLALVYRTWQLGRGDEVADDLEDRRVAAQTGSQPEEDAILPEDVSEFMDREEAAAADRAAVHSARQKVMAREAAVPLGAAHDPAPDGVARDGEDAE; encoded by the coding sequence ATGAACCCCAACGTGACCCTGCTCATCATTTCCGGCGTGCTCTTCGCGTGCGGGATCTACCTCGTGCTCGAGCGGAGCCTCACGCGTGTGCTCCTCGGCCTCATGATGCTGACGAACGGCGCCAACCTCCTGCTCCTCACGACCTGCGGCTATGCGGGCCTCGCGCCGATCTTCGCCAAGGGCACGGACCCACGGGCCTACACGGATCCGCTCCCTGAGGCGTTCGTGCTGACCTCGATCGTCATCTCGTTCGCGGTGACGGGCTTCATGCTCGCCCTCGTCTACCGGACGTGGCAGCTCGGCCGCGGTGACGAGGTCGCCGACGACCTCGAGGACCGGCGCGTCGCGGCCCAGACCGGCTCGCAGCCGGAGGAGGACGCGATCCTCCCGGAGGACGTGAGCGAGTTCATGGACCGCGAGGAGGCGGCGGCAGCGGATCGGGCCGCGGTCCATAGCGCGCGCCAGAAGGTCATGGCGCGAGAGGCGGCCGTGCCGCTGGGCGCGGCTCATGATCCAGCACCCGACGGCGTAGCCCGCGACGGGGAGGACGCCGAGTGA